A genome region from Mesorhizobium sp. B2-1-8 includes the following:
- a CDS encoding DUF1036 domain-containing protein: MDLRPSHSFCQPSSRTKRSWFRLLPDFSHRLAFSALFGAALLVVLSTSRAHAEFTVCNQTLDVVNLAVGQKVDNADQTDGWWTIGANQCVNIIREELANRYIYLYATDVFGHAILNGSTEMCVDRRRFSIRGIEDCWQRGHIAARFVEVDTLEQVRWTYFLTGNSP; the protein is encoded by the coding sequence ATGGACCTTCGCCCCTCGCATTCATTTTGCCAGCCCTCGTCACGCACAAAGCGTAGCTGGTTTCGATTATTGCCGGACTTCTCCCACCGCCTGGCATTTTCCGCGCTGTTCGGCGCGGCGCTGCTCGTTGTCCTCTCGACGAGCAGGGCGCATGCCGAATTCACTGTCTGCAACCAGACGCTCGACGTCGTCAACCTCGCCGTCGGACAGAAGGTTGACAATGCCGATCAGACCGATGGCTGGTGGACCATCGGCGCCAACCAGTGCGTGAACATTATCCGCGAGGAACTGGCCAACCGCTACATCTACCTCTACGCGACCGACGTGTTCGGCCACGCGATCCTCAACGGATCGACCGAGATGTGCGTTGATCGGCGCCGCTTCTCCATCCGTGGCATCGAGGATTGCTGGCAGCGCGGTCACATCGCGGCGCGTTTCGTCGAGGTCGATACGCTGGAGCAGGTGCGCTGGACCTATTTCCTGACCGGAAACAGCCCGTGA
- a CDS encoding PP2C family protein-serine/threonine phosphatase, which yields MSSVALPIESFGVSHKGCVRDHNEDNYLIEPQTGLWVVADGMGGHEAGEVASASIVDHLATIGIASSAPDLRARFEDRLSRANSEIRNISRSRGITIGSTFAALLAMDGRFAGLWAGDSRIYLVRNGAIFQVSKDHTEVQELLDRGTISAEEALTWPRRHVITHAVGVSDELEIDFQQGELMPGDVFVLSTDGLTAHVSDAEIEAAVISATPQAACRSLLETVLARGGTDNVTIVLVKIGGGRNGALHSDRSEAESLAR from the coding sequence TTGAGCTCTGTCGCCCTTCCCATCGAAAGCTTCGGCGTGAGCCATAAGGGCTGCGTGCGCGACCACAATGAGGACAACTACCTGATAGAGCCGCAGACCGGCCTGTGGGTGGTGGCCGATGGCATGGGCGGGCACGAGGCCGGCGAGGTCGCGTCGGCCAGCATCGTCGATCATCTGGCGACGATCGGCATTGCGAGCTCGGCACCAGACCTTCGTGCGCGCTTCGAAGACCGGCTGAGCCGCGCCAATTCCGAGATCCGTAACATCTCGCGATCCCGCGGCATCACCATCGGCTCGACCTTCGCGGCTTTGCTTGCCATGGACGGACGGTTCGCTGGCCTGTGGGCCGGCGACAGCCGCATCTATCTGGTCCGCAACGGCGCGATCTTTCAGGTCTCGAAGGATCACACCGAGGTCCAGGAGTTGCTGGACCGCGGCACGATCAGCGCGGAGGAAGCGCTTACCTGGCCGCGCCGCCATGTCATCACCCATGCCGTCGGCGTCAGCGATGAACTCGAGATCGATTTCCAGCAGGGCGAGCTGATGCCGGGGGATGTTTTCGTCCTGAGCACCGACGGACTGACGGCACATGTCAGCGACGCTGAGATCGAAGCCGCGGTGATATCCGCAACGCCCCAGGCGGCGTGCCGAAGCCTGCTGGAGACGGTGCTGGCGCGCGGCGGAACCGACAATGTGACCATCGTACTCGTGAAGATCGGCGGCGGGCGCAACGGTGCGCTCCATTCGGATCGGTCCGAAGCGGAGAGCCTGGCGAGATGA
- the tssM gene encoding type VI secretion system membrane subunit TssM gives MIRWVLRIFSVLALVGFSAAVWYAGPLIRFADTRPLGSVWLRAVIIGVTVAVLALFYGIRSWQRRKAQKALEMAIVRSDERSDDSQMLEARMSEAIATLKRTSRKRNFLYDVPWYIIIGPPGAGKTTALVNSGLKFPLAGSANAQPVAGVGGTRSCDWWFTDEAVLIDTAGRYTTQESDRERDKASWLAFLGLLKKSRARQPINGVILAISLADLIGLDDQHIEAHVTEIRSRLRELHETLKIQFPVYLLFTKADLVSGFMEYFGEFDGSRRRKVWGTTFQTVDRTRNMAGEAPAEFDGLAKRLAEEVVDRLQEEADPVARIAIFGFPAQFGALRNRITHFIGSLFDASRLRVNVSLRGLYFSSGTQEGTPFDQVLGAIGRSFGTTSQAHLSGTGKSFFLHDLLTKVIFPESGWVSFDRTAERRTRLARLVGLAAIALAALAALGAFGLSFFANKSLITSTRQAMAQYRDSADSLLKSTTVTDVDLENVIGPLDQLRNLPAGFENGDQAKPIEETFGLSQHERLLSASRTAYRQALERTFRSRLLVQAERTIQAKMADPIALYEPLKIYLMLGGKAPKVDDELIVSWMRQDWEENRYPGESNSEGRAQLEKHLRAMLALDDAYDPVFELNQPLIEAAQRSLGRMSLADRASALIKSAVYAARLEDLSVAAKAGPEAQLLFERMDGSDLADLNVPGLYTRAGFNRFFLPQLSRIAQMLVNDQWVLGGGGEQGGIDQDLPKLGPELIDRYGEEFSSAWNRVLDQLKFKALLKDKPQYLALSALAASDSPLDQLFTAIADETALTKQNTTAEGESRAAQEDPPSMAKGLARIGLQIAGGKSQSRAGLDSAVAQNAGAGVEAQFRSFQALVSGVSGRRPLDALTRNFRDIFQSLKLSADVPSQTERVNANLQLQISTLRANASRLPKPLARMVNAAADEFEGNVAEASVANLNQNLDQTVTRACEETVNGRYPFASDGTEDISIADFAKLFAPGGLMDRFFAQNLAPLIDMTGQEWTWRQDVRRDLAKSTLKSFQTAAEIRSAFFPSGGSVPSVSITFTPFSLNSDANNAVLNIDGQTVQSSQAGSAPSTVTWPNSTASGSASLSLMPEMPGRDSALKFEGPWALRRLLDKATITGNGANTEARFVIGGRDVAYTIQTGPGPNPFLLPALSGFSCPKAF, from the coding sequence CTGATCCGCTGGGTGCTGCGGATCTTCAGCGTGCTTGCCTTGGTCGGCTTCTCGGCCGCCGTCTGGTATGCCGGACCGCTGATCCGCTTCGCCGATACCCGGCCGCTTGGATCCGTGTGGCTGAGGGCGGTCATCATCGGCGTGACCGTCGCGGTGCTGGCGCTGTTCTATGGCATTCGCTCCTGGCAAAGGCGCAAGGCACAAAAGGCGCTCGAAATGGCCATTGTGCGCAGCGACGAGCGGAGCGACGATTCACAGATGCTCGAAGCGCGCATGAGCGAAGCCATAGCGACGCTGAAGCGGACGAGCCGCAAGCGCAACTTCCTTTATGACGTTCCCTGGTACATCATCATCGGCCCGCCAGGCGCCGGCAAGACGACGGCGCTGGTCAATTCCGGGCTGAAATTTCCACTTGCGGGATCCGCCAATGCCCAGCCGGTGGCGGGCGTTGGTGGCACGCGGTCATGCGACTGGTGGTTTACCGATGAAGCGGTGCTGATCGACACGGCCGGCCGCTATACGACGCAGGAATCGGACCGCGAGCGCGACAAGGCAAGCTGGCTTGCTTTCCTCGGATTGCTCAAGAAAAGCCGCGCCAGGCAACCGATCAACGGCGTGATCCTCGCCATCAGCCTCGCCGATCTCATTGGCCTCGACGACCAGCATATCGAGGCACATGTCACCGAGATAAGAAGCCGCCTGCGCGAATTGCACGAGACGCTGAAGATCCAGTTTCCCGTCTATCTGCTTTTCACAAAGGCCGATCTCGTCTCCGGCTTCATGGAGTATTTCGGTGAATTCGACGGATCGCGCAGGCGCAAGGTGTGGGGCACGACGTTCCAGACCGTCGATCGCACAAGGAACATGGCCGGCGAGGCGCCGGCCGAATTCGACGGTCTGGCGAAGCGCTTGGCGGAAGAAGTTGTCGATCGCTTGCAGGAAGAGGCCGACCCGGTAGCGCGCATCGCCATCTTCGGCTTCCCGGCGCAGTTCGGTGCCCTCAGGAACCGGATAACGCATTTCATCGGCAGTTTGTTCGATGCCTCTCGATTGCGGGTGAATGTCAGCCTTCGGGGCCTCTATTTCTCCTCTGGTACCCAGGAAGGAACACCGTTCGATCAGGTGCTGGGCGCAATCGGCCGCAGCTTCGGCACCACCTCGCAGGCGCATCTTTCCGGGACAGGCAAGAGCTTCTTCCTGCACGATCTCTTGACCAAGGTGATCTTCCCGGAATCGGGCTGGGTATCCTTCGACCGAACGGCCGAACGGCGCACCAGGCTCGCGAGACTTGTCGGCCTCGCCGCGATTGCGCTGGCGGCCTTGGCGGCGCTCGGTGCCTTTGGCCTCAGCTTCTTCGCCAACAAGTCGCTGATCACCTCCACCAGGCAGGCTATGGCACAGTATCGCGACAGCGCCGATTCGCTGCTCAAGAGCACGACGGTGACCGACGTCGACCTGGAAAACGTCATCGGCCCGCTTGACCAGCTGCGCAACCTGCCCGCCGGCTTCGAGAACGGCGACCAGGCAAAGCCGATCGAGGAGACGTTCGGGCTTAGCCAGCACGAGAGGCTGCTGTCTGCCTCCAGAACTGCCTATCGGCAAGCGCTCGAGCGGACATTCCGCTCGCGGCTCTTGGTGCAGGCCGAGCGCACCATCCAGGCCAAGATGGCCGATCCGATCGCGCTCTACGAGCCCCTGAAGATCTACCTGATGCTGGGCGGCAAGGCCCCGAAGGTCGATGACGAGTTGATCGTTTCCTGGATGAGGCAGGATTGGGAAGAGAACCGCTATCCCGGCGAAAGCAACAGCGAGGGCCGCGCGCAGCTCGAAAAGCATCTGCGCGCCATGCTCGCGCTCGACGACGCCTACGATCCCGTCTTCGAACTCAACCAGCCACTGATCGAAGCCGCGCAACGCTCGCTTGGGCGCATGAGCCTTGCCGACCGCGCTTCGGCGCTGATCAAGTCGGCGGTCTACGCCGCAAGGCTGGAAGACCTCTCCGTTGCAGCGAAAGCCGGCCCCGAGGCGCAGCTGCTGTTCGAACGCATGGATGGCAGCGATCTCGCCGATCTCAACGTTCCTGGACTTTACACGCGCGCCGGCTTCAACCGCTTCTTCCTGCCACAGCTGTCGCGCATCGCGCAAATGCTCGTCAACGACCAGTGGGTGCTCGGCGGAGGCGGCGAACAGGGCGGCATCGACCAGGACCTGCCCAAGCTCGGTCCCGAATTGATCGACCGCTACGGCGAGGAATTCTCCTCCGCATGGAACCGCGTGCTCGACCAGCTGAAGTTCAAGGCGTTGCTCAAGGACAAGCCGCAATATCTCGCGCTTTCCGCCCTCGCCGCGTCGGACTCGCCTCTCGATCAGTTGTTCACGGCGATCGCCGATGAGACTGCATTGACGAAGCAGAACACCACGGCCGAGGGCGAGAGCAGGGCAGCGCAAGAGGACCCACCCAGCATGGCCAAAGGTCTGGCACGCATCGGCCTGCAGATCGCCGGCGGCAAGTCGCAGAGCCGAGCCGGACTGGACTCGGCTGTCGCGCAGAATGCCGGCGCGGGCGTCGAGGCACAGTTTCGATCGTTCCAGGCCCTGGTTAGCGGCGTCAGTGGACGGCGGCCGCTCGATGCGTTGACGCGGAATTTCCGCGACATCTTTCAAAGCCTCAAGCTTTCGGCCGATGTCCCTTCACAGACCGAACGCGTCAACGCCAACCTGCAGTTGCAGATCTCCACGCTGCGCGCCAATGCCTCCCGCCTTCCGAAGCCGCTGGCGCGGATGGTCAACGCGGCAGCGGACGAGTTTGAAGGCAATGTCGCCGAAGCCTCGGTGGCCAACCTCAACCAGAATCTCGACCAGACGGTCACGCGAGCCTGCGAGGAGACGGTCAACGGTCGCTATCCCTTCGCCAGTGACGGCACCGAAGATATCTCGATAGCGGATTTCGCCAAACTCTTCGCGCCGGGCGGGCTGATGGACCGCTTCTTCGCGCAGAACCTTGCGCCGCTGATCGACATGACCGGCCAGGAATGGACCTGGAGGCAGGATGTCCGCCGCGACCTGGCGAAGTCGACCTTGAAATCATTTCAGACGGCCGCCGAAATCCGCAGCGCCTTCTTCCCTTCCGGCGGCTCGGTGCCGTCGGTTTCGATTACCTTCACGCCTTTTTCGCTGAATAGCGACGCTAACAACGCGGTTCTCAACATCGACGGCCAGACCGTCCAAAGTAGCCAGGCGGGGAGCGCGCCAAGCACAGTGACCTGGCCAAACAGCACTGCCTCTGGTTCCGCCAGCCTCAGCCTGATGCCGGAAATGCCAGGCCGCGACTCCGCTCTCAAATTCGAAGGACCGTGGGCCTTGAGGCGTCTGTTGGACAAGGCGACCATCACCGGCAATGGCGCCAACACCGAAGCCCGTTTCGTGATCGGCGGACGAGACGTCGCTTACACGATACAGACCGGACCGGGGCCTAACCCCTTCCTGCTGCCGGCCCTGTCCGGCTTCAGCTGTCCGAAGGCGTTCTGA
- the tssL gene encoding type VI secretion system protein TssL, long form has translation MSSKDDPSEPPDKTVIRAPRPRQKPRVAPDSSGAPSPARESTVFDPGLGRQMPPGWSSGTVVFQGASHGAEPSAAPALQQDALLDAIAGVKYAATNPILAAAAPLLMLFGQLRLIPVQRQAAALAEHIADAIETFDHTIAKAGIGEEDARIAKFALCETADDLVGNLPWPNKETWLQHSLVVQFFHTRPTGTGFYEALNNILAKPEAHYDLLELMHACLSLGLEGQYRGLSGERNKLESVRRDVYDTLRYFRPRAAEDLSPRWRGMAAAMPKPRWRLPLWAIAAAAATLVTAAFFGLRVLITDEGDATAGALLALNPSTPVTIERASVATPAEPMQANPPPPAPPNTTQIDRIRATLAQEVAAGGLNVGTKGDFIVVEISNQLLFASGQAELKAQFQPIAADIAKALDAEPGPIKIVGHTDNVKPKKSSAFKSNFDLSVARAKAVQAMIAKRLKDSSRLSVDGKGEDEPIADNATADGRAKNRRVDVMIPKEESL, from the coding sequence ATGAGTTCGAAGGACGATCCCTCCGAGCCGCCGGACAAAACCGTCATCCGTGCGCCACGGCCAAGGCAAAAGCCGCGCGTGGCTCCCGATAGTTCCGGTGCTCCATCACCCGCCAGGGAATCGACGGTGTTCGACCCCGGCCTTGGCCGACAAATGCCCCCTGGCTGGTCGTCCGGAACGGTGGTCTTTCAGGGGGCCAGCCACGGAGCTGAGCCCTCGGCGGCACCGGCGTTGCAGCAGGACGCGTTGCTCGACGCCATCGCTGGCGTGAAGTATGCCGCGACAAATCCTATCCTTGCCGCCGCAGCCCCCTTGCTCATGCTGTTCGGTCAGTTGCGGCTGATACCGGTCCAACGGCAAGCCGCAGCCTTGGCGGAGCATATCGCAGACGCCATCGAGACCTTCGATCATACCATTGCCAAGGCCGGTATTGGGGAAGAAGACGCACGGATCGCGAAATTTGCGCTTTGCGAAACCGCCGACGATCTCGTCGGCAACCTGCCCTGGCCGAACAAGGAAACCTGGCTTCAGCACAGTCTGGTGGTGCAGTTCTTCCACACACGACCGACAGGCACCGGCTTCTATGAAGCGCTGAACAACATCCTCGCCAAGCCTGAAGCGCATTACGACCTGCTCGAATTGATGCATGCCTGCCTGTCGCTGGGGCTCGAGGGCCAGTATCGGGGATTGTCCGGCGAACGGAACAAACTCGAGAGCGTTCGGCGCGACGTCTACGACACGCTGCGCTATTTCAGACCGCGCGCCGCCGAGGACCTCTCGCCCCGGTGGCGAGGCATGGCAGCGGCGATGCCCAAGCCACGATGGCGACTGCCGCTCTGGGCGATCGCAGCCGCCGCAGCGACCCTCGTGACGGCCGCCTTTTTCGGGCTGCGTGTATTGATCACCGACGAAGGCGACGCGACCGCCGGCGCGTTGCTGGCGCTCAATCCTTCCACCCCGGTCACCATTGAACGCGCCAGCGTGGCGACACCCGCCGAACCGATGCAAGCCAACCCGCCGCCACCCGCTCCTCCAAACACCACGCAGATTGACCGCATCCGCGCGACACTCGCCCAGGAGGTCGCCGCCGGCGGACTGAACGTCGGCACGAAGGGTGACTTCATCGTTGTCGAGATCAGCAACCAGCTTCTGTTCGCATCCGGCCAGGCTGAGTTGAAGGCGCAGTTCCAGCCGATCGCGGCCGATATCGCCAAGGCCCTCGACGCCGAACCCGGACCGATCAAGATCGTCGGCCACACCGACAATGTGAAGCCGAAGAAGTCGAGCGCGTTCAAATCGAATTTCGATCTTTCCGTCGCGCGTGCAAAAGCGGTGCAGGCCATGATCGCCAAGCGATTGAAGGATTCATCGCGCCTGAGCGTCGACGGCAAGGGCGAAGACGAGCCCATCGCCGACAATGCGACGGCGGACGGCCGCGCCAAGAACCGCCGCGTCGACGTGATGATCCCGAAGGAGGAGTCGTTGTGA